The following are encoded in a window of Prochlorococcus marinus CUG1417 genomic DNA:
- the psbA gene encoding photosystem II q(b) protein, translated as MTTIQQQRSSLLKGWPQFCEWVTSTNNRIYVGWFGVLMIPCLLTAAACFIVAFIAAPPVDIDGIREPVAGSFLYGNNIISGAVVPSSNAIGLHFYPIWEAATVDEWLYNGGPYQLVIFHFLIGISAYMGRQWELSYRLGMRPWICVAYSAPVSAAFAVFLVYPFGQGSFSDGMPLGISGTFNFMFVFQAEHNILMHPFHMAGVAGMFGGSLFSAMHGSLVTSSLIRETTETESQNYGYKFGQEEETYNIVAAHGYFGRLIFQYASFNNSRSLHFFLAVFPVVCVWLTSMGICTMAFNLNGFNFNQSVVDANGKIVPTWGDVLNRANLGMEVMHERNAHNFPLDLAAAESTTVALSAPAIG; from the coding sequence ATGACAACTATTCAGCAGCAGCGTTCTTCGCTGTTAAAAGGTTGGCCACAGTTTTGTGAGTGGGTAACATCAACTAACAACAGAATTTATGTTGGTTGGTTCGGCGTCTTAATGATTCCATGCCTTCTTACAGCAGCGGCTTGCTTCATCGTTGCATTCATCGCAGCACCACCAGTAGACATCGACGGAATTAGAGAGCCAGTTGCTGGTTCATTCCTATATGGAAACAACATCATTTCAGGTGCGGTTGTTCCTTCATCTAACGCTATTGGTCTACACTTCTACCCAATCTGGGAAGCAGCAACTGTAGATGAGTGGTTATACAACGGTGGTCCTTACCAGCTTGTAATTTTCCACTTCCTAATTGGTATCTCAGCATACATGGGAAGACAGTGGGAGCTTTCATACCGTCTAGGTATGCGTCCTTGGATCTGTGTTGCATACTCTGCACCAGTTTCAGCAGCTTTCGCAGTATTTCTTGTATATCCATTCGGTCAAGGTTCTTTCTCTGACGGAATGCCTTTAGGTATCTCTGGAACATTCAACTTCATGTTTGTTTTCCAAGCAGAGCACAACATTCTTATGCACCCATTCCATATGGCTGGTGTTGCTGGTATGTTCGGAGGATCTTTATTCTCAGCTATGCATGGTTCACTTGTTACTTCATCTCTAATCAGAGAAACAACTGAGACTGAGTCTCAGAACTATGGTTACAAGTTCGGACAAGAAGAAGAAACATATAACATCGTTGCAGCTCATGGCTACTTCGGTCGTTTGATCTTCCAATATGCAAGTTTCAACAACAGCAGAAGTCTTCACTTCTTCCTAGCTGTATTCCCAGTTGTTTGTGTATGGTTAACTTCAATGGGTATCTGCACAATGGCATTCAACCTTAACGGTTTCAACTTCAACCAATCAGTTGTTGATGCTAACGGTAAGATTGTTCCTACATGGGGTGATGTTCTTAACAGAGCAAACCTAGGTATGGAAGTAATGCACGAGCGTAATGCTCACAACTTCCCACTTGATCTAGCAGCAGCTGAGTCTACAACAGTAGCTCTTTCAGCTCCAGCTATCGGTTAA
- a CDS encoding bifunctional 4-hydroxy-2-oxoglutarate aldolase/2-dehydro-3-deoxy-phosphogluconate aldolase, whose amino-acid sequence MDIKEDSFSDLLLKESFFLLIKPEDKIYLNTSIKNLFFEDLESLVKLGLKNIEISWSNNKNWLDFVSEIKLKYPKINLGSASIVNKQSIEDSLKIGLNFSMMKFWDKDLFNYAHSKNYLLIPGIRNLKDLKEAANLNCNIIKIYPIKSKDSSIDIFNYKNIDFIAAGGLSINDVKTYKSLGYKAIVIGDKAIKNKKFDPKIYEWLKNN is encoded by the coding sequence ATGGATATTAAGGAAGATTCTTTTTCTGATTTACTACTAAAAGAATCTTTTTTTTTACTCATAAAACCTGAAGATAAGATTTACTTAAATACCTCTATAAAGAATTTATTTTTTGAAGATTTAGAAAGCTTAGTAAAATTAGGATTAAAAAATATTGAAATAAGTTGGTCAAATAACAAAAATTGGTTGGATTTTGTATCCGAAATTAAACTCAAATATCCAAAAATCAATTTAGGCTCTGCCTCCATAGTTAATAAGCAATCAATAGAAGATTCATTAAAAATTGGATTAAATTTTTCGATGATGAAATTTTGGGATAAAGATCTTTTCAATTATGCGCATTCAAAGAATTATTTATTAATTCCTGGAATTCGTAATTTAAAGGATCTTAAGGAAGCGGCAAATTTAAATTGCAACATTATCAAAATTTATCCAATAAAAAGTAAAGATAGTTCGATAGATATATTCAACTATAAAAATATTGATTTTATTGCTGCTGGAGGACTATCAATCAATGATGTAAAAACTTATAAATCTTTAGGATATAAAGCAATCGTGATTGGAGATAAAGCTATCAAAAATAAAAAATTTGATCCAAAAATATATGAATGGCTCAAAAATAATTAA
- the aroC gene encoding chorismate synthase, protein MSSSFGKIFRVSTFGESHGGAVGVILDGCPPKLKIDINLIQNELDRRRPGQSDITTPRNEEDKIEILSGIKEGLTLGTPIAMLVRNKDQRPGDYNNLEQVFRPSHADGTYHLKYGIQASSGGGRASARETIGRVAAGAVAKQLLKTFCNTEILSWVKRIHDIDSDINKEKISLKKIDSNIVRCPDEKVSTEMIERIKELKRQGDSCGGVIECLVRNVPSGLGMPVFDKLEADLAKALMSLPATKGFEIGSGFSGTYLKGSEHNDAFIKSDDIRKLRTISNNSGGIQGGISNGENIEMKIAFKPTATIGKEQKTVNAEGKEVLMKAKGRHDPCVLPRAVPMVDAMVALVLADHLLLNQAQCGLMNN, encoded by the coding sequence ATGAGTAGTAGTTTTGGAAAGATTTTTCGTGTTAGTACTTTTGGAGAATCACATGGTGGTGCAGTAGGAGTTATCCTTGATGGATGTCCACCTAAATTAAAAATAGATATTAATCTGATACAAAATGAATTAGATAGGCGCAGACCTGGCCAAAGTGACATTACAACACCCAGAAATGAAGAAGATAAAATTGAAATATTAAGTGGGATAAAGGAAGGGTTAACACTTGGAACTCCAATAGCAATGTTGGTAAGAAATAAGGATCAAAGACCAGGAGATTATAATAATTTGGAGCAGGTATTTAGACCTTCTCATGCAGATGGTACATATCATCTGAAATATGGAATTCAGGCAAGTTCTGGTGGTGGAAGAGCCTCTGCTAGAGAAACAATTGGGAGAGTAGCTGCTGGAGCTGTAGCAAAACAATTATTAAAAACCTTCTGTAACACTGAAATACTATCTTGGGTAAAGCGTATACATGATATTGATTCTGATATAAATAAAGAGAAGATTTCTCTCAAAAAAATAGATTCTAATATTGTTAGATGTCCTGATGAAAAGGTATCAACAGAAATGATCGAGCGAATTAAGGAATTAAAGCGTCAAGGAGACTCTTGCGGCGGAGTTATTGAATGTTTAGTAAGAAACGTTCCGTCTGGTCTTGGCATGCCTGTTTTTGATAAATTAGAAGCTGATTTAGCAAAGGCTTTGATGTCTTTGCCTGCTACAAAAGGCTTTGAAATAGGTTCAGGTTTCTCTGGAACTTATTTAAAGGGAAGCGAACATAATGATGCCTTCATTAAATCTGATGATATTAGGAAGTTAAGAACAATATCTAATAATTCGGGCGGTATACAGGGAGGAATAAGTAATGGCGAAAATATTGAGATGAAGATAGCTTTTAAACCTACAGCAACTATCGGGAAAGAACAGAAAACAGTAAATGCTGAAGGTAAAGAAGTTTTGATGAAAGCAAAAGGGAGACATGATCCATGCGTTCTACCAAGAGCAGTTCCTATGGTTGATGCTATGGTGGCTTTAGTACTTGCTGATCATTTACTTCTGAATCAAGCTCAATGTGGCTTAATGAATAATTAG
- a CDS encoding aspartoacylase, which translates to MTVQRILIVSGTHGNEINPVWAVKQYNREENSLNHGIEYEYIIGNPVAYEKGCRYIDVDLNRSFKEIENFDQHKNNFYEIDRANFLVDQFGLDGSKPCQIAIDLHTTTANMGTCIVLYGRRFKDFCLAALFQNKFGLPIYLHEKDKAQTGFLVEAWPCGLVIEIGAVAQNFYDQNIINRFSLIISSLREEIYKLKNNLIELPKELVVHVHQGSIDYPRDEKGDIDGLIHPERINQDWQMVKKGDPLFLDSQGIIHKYDGDQPIWPVFIGEVAYKEKKIAMSYTKKEVIYSKKQWVQEFESL; encoded by the coding sequence ATGACTGTTCAAAGAATACTTATCGTTTCAGGCACTCATGGGAATGAAATTAATCCTGTTTGGGCGGTTAAACAATATAATAGAGAGGAAAATAGTTTAAATCATGGTATTGAGTATGAGTACATAATTGGTAATCCTGTTGCCTATGAAAAAGGGTGCAGATATATTGATGTAGATTTAAATAGATCTTTTAAAGAAATTGAGAATTTTGATCAACATAAGAATAACTTTTATGAAATTGATAGAGCCAATTTTTTAGTAGATCAATTTGGGCTTGACGGATCTAAACCCTGTCAAATTGCAATCGATTTGCATACTACTACTGCCAATATGGGAACTTGCATTGTTTTGTATGGTAGGAGATTCAAAGATTTTTGTTTAGCTGCATTATTTCAGAACAAATTTGGATTGCCTATTTATTTGCACGAAAAAGATAAAGCTCAAACAGGCTTTCTTGTAGAAGCTTGGCCATGCGGTCTAGTTATTGAAATAGGAGCTGTAGCACAAAATTTTTATGATCAAAATATTATAAATAGATTCTCTCTAATAATTAGCTCCCTAAGGGAAGAGATATATAAATTAAAAAACAATCTTATAGAACTTCCAAAAGAATTAGTTGTTCACGTTCATCAAGGGAGTATAGATTATCCAAGAGATGAAAAAGGAGATATTGATGGCCTAATTCATCCTGAGAGAATAAACCAAGATTGGCAAATGGTTAAAAAAGGAGATCCATTATTTCTGGATAGCCAAGGAATAATTCACAAATATGATGGAGACCAACCGATTTGGCCAGTTTTTATTGGAGAAGTCGCTTATAAGGAAAAAAAAATTGCCATGAGCTATACAAAAAAAGAAGTGATTTATTCCAAAAAACAATGGGTTCAGGAGTTTGAAAGTCTTTAA